The window AAGTCAGATGTCTCTCAAGAGGAACAAGCTGAAGAAGCGCGTCCCGGTTCACTCGCTGTACAAAAGGAACAGGCTGATTGCGAATTGCAAGACGGACGAAGAACTGGCTCGGAGACTGCACCAAGTCATGAACAGCTCTTCGAGAAACAACAATGTACCAACTGCACAGAGAACTAAATGATCGATATGAATCTCGAATTAAAGGAAAACTAGTCTTTGTGTAGCGGTCCTCCAATGTCAGTTGCTGTCTGTCAGGGTTGCTGCTTTATCTTTGCTTTTACAATTTAGAGGACCTAAGTTTCATCCTGATAGTAAACACTGGGTGTAAACAAAATCAATACCCAGTCCGTATTATTTCCATGTTATTTTAACTTTGTGGAATGATGATTACCCAAAAGAATTTCTAGACTATGATTGAGGAGATAAATTGCCTGAGAGGCTGCAGCCTAATTGATCAAGGACCCATTTGATCACATACCTCAAGAAGAAAACGTCAAATCTTGAACATATTGACCGCAAAGGTACTCTGCAAAATTCCAAGACGCCTTTGCTTGGTTTCGAATTCTTAAAGAAGGCAATTTCCACGCTGTCGCGATACCAAATCGAAAAAAGATTTATCGAAGATTAATCCAAAGCTAGGATCTTTGGTGAATAATCTGAGGAGCAAGATTGAAGCTTTTCTTACATCTCAGAATGACCCAACATTTTCTCTGAATCAAACATCAAATCAACATCAAACCTCTATGTCCTGCATGACGTAACACCTCAGAATCAAGAAGAAAACACGTAATGGAATCTCCCCAATTCATCAAACTTAAATTACATCGAAACAGTTCACTCATGCACTCCTCTGTCCCCGACGAATTCCAGCAGAAACGCAACCCCAGGAAGGTAATTTTACCCCGACCCATCTGGCAAAATCACTCACTCCAGCTCCTTCACCACCTGAATTCCCATGGAATTAGCAGTTCCGATGATGGACTTACAGATGGACTCCAGGGACATGTACTGGCAGTAGGGATCCGACTGCTTCACCTTCGCGATCTCGTACGCGTGCTTCAGGGTGATCTTGGACGCGGTCTCGTGGCCGGGGCGGCCGCTGCCGGACTCGATCCCGGCGGCCTTCTTCAGGTACCACGTGACGCTCGGCGACTTGACGGTGAACTCGAAGGTGTTGTCCTTGAAGGCGGTGACGGTGACGGACATGGGGGTGTCCTTCTTGTACTTCTGCGTCCGGGCGTTGAAGTCCTTGCAGAACGCCATCAGGTTCAGCCTGTACTGGCCGAGCGCCGGGCCCACCGGCGGCATCGGCCGGGCCTCGCCGGCAGGGACGGTGAGCCGGATCGTCGCCGCCACGGGGCGGCGGGTCAAGATCTCCTTTAAGGTCGACATGGTGGTGGCGAACGGGGATTAGCgagtgcagagagagagagagagagagagagaagggtttAGTTGAACCCTGTGGGCCTCAAGATTTTCGTTGGGcccattttgttttctttgctGAAACGGCCCAATGTAAGAATTAATTATggtttttttctcatcttttacTTCTCACActattttatcttcttttttttttttttttcattttcgtgtaatttttttggtcagaatatTTTAATCTCGTTATTTTCCGtgtaattcattattttataaaatggattatcttaatgtcattattttctttaCTATTAAATGAGTTTGTTGAAATTTAATACAATTAGAGATTAAAATGCAACATGCATGTGTTAACTATTAAATGGGTTTAGCGTAGCACactaacattttcatttttccgattacaagatgaaaatattaactTAATCCCaggaattttataaaaataagtatTGCTTTTCCATATTCTAGTTGATGtaataacaaaatttattcacctatgatatgatattatTACAATGAAAGACTAACGTATAACACATGATATAACATATAGAAATGCGTATGTATAAtttgataaggaaaaataaaacgaaCTAATTTGGTGAAGGGAACTAAATTTTATTGGCAAATGAATACCTATTTTTGGTTGATGCTCATTATCAAATCaattcccctttttttctttcatttagtTTGATATAATGAATTaatttgacaagaaaataaatcaattgcatgaaaataaatttactttctACAAAATTCTGAACTTCATCTTGgtattcaaacaaaataatagatGTAATTTACGTTTCATAGTAAATAGTgttaagagaaataaaaaaataaatatgtgaCATAATACGTGACAATACTTTTTTTGCACACCTATTAGTGTAATCTTTGGATAACTAGGGTGATTATTACTgtgacaaaaaaattggcatatTCTCTTTTATTGTCGTACATTTGATTTGTGCCATAATAGTACGTTCAAGataattgaaatgattttttcacaattatattcaattaaaaaatattttactaagtaaaatagaaaaatataaaatgagaCACATGAGTGGATTGATTTGATAATTTACAGAAAAAGAATCACAATGTTATACTCCATTTGAtaagttgcaaaaaaaaaaaaaaaaaaaaagacgattTATCTTTGATTGGAGGGGGaaaatcaagagagaaaaaaaaaaagtggtaggAATTATCCTGTCAgttgaggaaaaaaagaagaaaaaaataacaattttacgAGAGAACAAagttaacaaaaaaaaggaggtcCGATACGGACACGTCCAGATTAGAAAAGCGGTCCTAGAAGACCACTTACTATTTTTTGGTACTTTAGAAtctaaaacaacaaaataaatataacaCTATGTTTTGGTCAttatcaaacattttttttcttaattttggtGTGGAAATTGAGAGAACAGTTGgtggaaataaaaataaaaattttaaaaacgaTTCCCCCAGGGCCACATAATTGCTGAtatcgaaaaataattttcacctTAATGTCCCTCACACCTATTTAAATGAGTAAGACAACGGGGTCATCCTTCAATCgataattatattttcctcCGCACCATTTCCTTCAATTTGCTTCTTAAATTGCCAAACACACTGTAAAAGTAAATCACTTGTCCTCATATTCTGGTTTTCGACCCATCTAAAATATACATAGGCTTTGCTGATTTGAGAATCATCACTGAACTTTTTGAGTGAttaaatttcacaaataaaCACGGCTTGGCGTTCATAATGCCGATCAATCCTCAAAGAACACGCCTGAGATTCATCCAGCCTAGGAAGAATTTGCAGAACACTCGAGAAATCCTCCGACGCATGCGATGTGAAAAAGATTACATGGTTGGATCATTAAAGATGGGACATAAATTAGCCATCCGCGTATCTGATTTGCAAAACATTTTCGCGTGGCGTGAAAATCAATCCCTGAACCAACCCAGGACCGGTGCAAGCGAAACATGAAATATTCAGAGAATGTTCATTTAGTTAATTATACGAGTTTGTTGCATATACATACTATACTGACACACACTATTTTACATGCTTTTTGTACAGGCTATCTGCTCCCACCATCCACTTGCATCATTGCAAACTTACCTTGCAAATGAGCCCATTTTGATCACCGGTGGAGTGGCCAGATGGTCAAAGCTCATCACTTCGAAAGTACTTCTGAAAGCATTCCTCGTCTTTGCAGAACTTGGACACCACCTTGTATGACTCAATCAAGAGTCTCGGGAATCGCTTAGCGAAGTAATTGTCGTAACCCTCAGGAACTGGTCCGAGGAGCTCCTGCCATGACCATCAAAGCAATGACAGATATGAGCCACAAGTTCACACCATTCAAGATGTAGAAAGTCACCAAGAAAGCCTGAATATGCATTCAGCTGCAGAATTCATCCCAATTccactcagagagagagagtacctggacTCTTTCAGGAAGTTCTCTGTAGTGGCTCAACTTATTACGCACGACTCGCAATAAGTCTCTGACACAACTATAGTTGTAGCGCCTAAATCTGCCTATGTCAGCCATAAATTCAGGTTCTATTTTCTCATCCCATTTCCCACCGAAAACCATTGGTGCAGTGCTCTCTATTGCTTTCAGAAGATCAGAATTGAGTGCCCTATCTTCCAACTCTACTCTATCGCTGACATCACGAAGAAA of the Eucalyptus grandis isolate ANBG69807.140 chromosome 10, ASM1654582v1, whole genome shotgun sequence genome contains:
- the LOC104422844 gene encoding 50S ribosomal protein L11 — encoded protein: MSTLKEILTRRPVAATIRLTVPAGEARPMPPVGPALGQYRLNLMAFCKDFNARTQKYKKDTPMSVTVTAFKDNTFEFTVKSPSVTWYLKKAAGIESGSGRPGHETASKITLKHAYEIAKVKQSDPYCQYMSLESICKSIIGTANSMGIQVVKELE